A region from the Vicia villosa cultivar HV-30 ecotype Madison, WI linkage group LG3, Vvil1.0, whole genome shotgun sequence genome encodes:
- the LOC131659029 gene encoding uncharacterized protein LOC131659029, translating to MSRPVERIAEINDGKELWKIVVRIHHRWNIVSNNKEHFEMIFVDKLGDDIHAVVPAPHVSVFTEKCLLGHTYTVSNFKVVPYVLAFKASGHKYMLCEINIFLSDVVGMVDSIGYAQTESGAKKQQISMMLRDHSNNMLNCTLWESYADQFIRFNKVRVAVSLPTVVLLQYAKVKEEGKYPLSVTNTYNVILLCVDVDFPVMKDFIDRMPEESRAVVLPIAEIIQLTDITFCATVSTTKLLVASPFGWYYRACYMCQSIACGDSPPFQCEAGHETMVEVLRYKIEIEVTHGGKSCNFVFWNRECEMLLGLSASQHRNTMIQAGITDPLDFPLTLDQLLKLEMAMKVKWHPRWKKCSVIMIIKNDPIIQQLKEKWGTYEEPIPIQTVIPETLEIKESVDEAKTDANEDCELVTDLESTSKHKPDAITPAGKRHFPGASSESTNLDGLHDGELSSNKLKKIIKMEKID from the exons ATGTCTAGGCCTGTTGAGAGAATAGCAGAGATCAACGATGGAAAAGAGCTTTGGAAGATTGTTGTTAGGATTCACCACAGATGGAATATTGTGTCTAACAACAAGGAACATTTTGAAATGATCTTtgttgacaaattg GGAGATGATATTCATGCTGTTGTTCCAGCACCACATGTGTCGGTGTTCACCGAAAAATGCCTATTAGGGCATACTTATACTGTATCTAATTTTAAGGTGGTGCCTTATGTTCTGGCGTTCAAGGCATCAGGACACAAATATATG CTGTGTGAAATTAATATATTTCTTTCAGATGTCGTTGGAATGGTGGATAGTATTGGTTATGCACAGACTGAGTCGGGCGCAAAGAAGCAGCAAATTAGCATGATGTTGCGTGACCACAG CAACAACATGTTGAACTGTACTCTGTGGGAATCATACGCGGATCAGTTCATCAGGTTTAACAAAGTTAGGGTTGCTGTATCACTCCCTACAGTTGTGTTGCTTCAGTATGCCAAAGTGAAAGAAGAAG GAAAGTATCCTCTGTCTGTGACAAACACCTACAATGTGATCCTTTTATGTGTTGATGTTGATTTTCCTGTCATGAAAGACTTTATTGATAG AATGCCTGAGGAGAGCAGG GCTGTTGTTTTACCTATTGCTGAGATTATTCAACTTACGGAT ATTACATTTTGTGCTACTGTTTCTACAACAAAATTATTAGTCGCATCTCCATTTGGATGGTACTATCGTGCCTGTTATATGTGTCAATCTATAGCGTGTGGAGACAGCCCCCCATTTCAGTGTGAAGCTGGTCATGAAACCATGGTTGAAGTCCTTAG GTATAAGATTGAGATTGAGGTTACTCATGGGGGAAAAAGCTGCAATTTTGTGTTCTGGAACAGAGAATGTGAAATGCTCTTGGGTTTATCTGCATCCCAACATCGTAACACTATGATTCAG GCTGGAATTACTGATCCATTGGACTTCCCGTTAACACTTGATCAGTTGTTGAAGTTGGAAATGGCTATGAAGGTTAAGTGGCATCCACGCTGGAAGAAATGTTCCGTCATTATGATTATAAAAAATGATCCTATTATCCAGCAACTTAAGGAAAAGTGGGGAACATATGAG GAACCTATTCCAATCCAAACTGTAATACCTGAGACTCTAGAG ATTAAAGAGAGTGTTGATGAGGCTAAAACAGATGCCAATGAAGACTGTGAATTGGTTACG GACCTGGAAAGTACATCTAAGCACAAGCCTGATGCTATCACACCTGCTGGTAAGAGGCATTTTCCTGGTGCATCAAGTGAATCCACTAATTTGGACGGATTACATGATGGAGAACTGTCATCAAACAAGCTGAAGAAGATAATTAAAATGGAGAAGATTGATTAA
- the LOC131659030 gene encoding uncharacterized protein LOC131659030, with the protein MARKRRKIILDNRKRLRNFFNTENSGVQISNNIVSQSQNIDHSSTSNHNMSVGSHYQDNDDSNSDNNLNSSNSSDSEEDSVSAQLQEAHLQEYYDIGDQNYECAHCQACMWYQEKVNRHKITAIPRFHRCFRGGKIVLQFLEQPPQVLQDLLFNKTYSDSKNNQANIRTYNAMFSFTSPRMKFDTTYSKRGGPPTLRLQGQTCHRIGTLLPETGKALQYAQLYIYDTDNEVEHRIKCFKDNKGIERPVVNKLKLMLDEHNVHAKAFRMARDVFRTNSFTDLKPRLISDRSEDGRVYNKPTVLEVAALIVGDIDSADKRDILIQRRNGGLQRIDEFHPAYLAYQYPLIFPYGEDGYRKNIMHKYRHETEVTRKNRQSIKDWFSYRLQQRHKEAKTLLYSRRIFQQFLVDGYAMMESERLNWLRDNQSKLRVGKYNNLTTQTDGDRRNEHQKRGKRVLLPSTFVGSKIYMDQLYFDDMAISSRLGFPDLFVTCNPNWPEIKRALSGTRLQPHDRPYIISKVFKIKFDTLMDDITKHHVVGKVIAYMYTIEFQKRGLPHALILIFLHPQSKYPTPSDIDNIISAEIPDPTVHPNLYKYVSPSEACWCIYSYNIHGRKPAVERMFYHLVGEKPIYYTDYARMENVLETASVTESMFTT; encoded by the exons ATGGCTAGAAAGAGAAGGAAGATAATATTGGATAACAGAAAAAGATTGAGAAATTTCTTCAATACTGAAAATAGTGGGGTTCAAATTTCAAATAACATTGTTAGTCAAAGTCAGAACATCGATCATTCATCTACCTCAAATCATAATATGTCAGTTGGGTCTCATTATCAGGACAATGATGACTCCAACtctgacaataatttaaattcttcTAATAGTTCTGACTCTGAGGAGGATTCAGTGTCAGCACAATTACAGGAGGCCCATCTTCAAG AATATTACGATATTGGAGACCAAAATTATGAATGTGCACACTGCCAagcatgtatgtggtaccaagaAAAAGTGAATAGACACAAAATTACAGCAATTCCTCGGTTTCATCGTTGCTTCCGTGGAGGAAAAATTGTTCTCCAGTTCCTTGAGCAACCTCCACAGGTGTTGCAAGATCttctatttaataaaacatattcagACAGTAAAAACAACCAGGCTAACATACGAACATACAACGCAATGTTCTCATTCACCTCCCCCAGAATGAAATTCGACACAACATACTCTAAAAGAGGAGGGCCCCCTACTTTGAGACTACAGGGTCAGACCTGTCATCGAATTGGTACACTACTACCAGAAACCGGAAAAGCTCTGCAATATGCTCAATTATATATCTACGACACGGACAATGAAGTTGAACACAGAATAAAATGTTTCAA GGACAACAAAGGCATCGAGCGACCCGTTGTCAATAAGCTCAAGCTAATGTTAGATGAGCACAATGTTCATGCCAAAGCTTTTAGAATGGCAAGGGATGTTTTTAGAACAAATTCTTTCACAGATTTAAAACCCAGACTTATTTCTGATAGATCCGAAGATGGCCGTGTTTACAACAAACCTACTGTCTTAGAAGTGGCTGCACTCATTGTGGGAGACATTGATTCTGCTGATAAAAGGGACATCTTAATTCAGCGCCGCAATGGTGGTTTGCAACGAATAGATGAGTTTCACCCAGCATATTTGGCATATCAGTATCCTCTTATATTTCCTTATGGGGAAGATGGTTACAGGAAAAATATAATGCACAAATATCGCCATGAAACTGAGGTCACTAGGAAAAACCGTCAGAGCATTAAGGATTGGTTTTCTTACCGGTTACAACAACGTCACAAAGAGGCAAAAACACTACTTTACTCAAGACGTATATTTCAACAATTCTTAGTCGACGGTTATGCTATGATGGAATCCGAACGACTGAATTGGTTGAGGGATAATCAATCGAAGTTAAGAGTGGGCAAATATAATAATTTGACCACTCAAACTGATGGCGATAGAAGAAATGAACACCAAAAGCGAGGGAAACGAGTTCTTTTGCCATCAACATTTGTTGGTAGCAAGATATATATGGATCAACTATATTTTGACGATATGGCCATTTCAAGTCGATTGGGATTCCCTGATTTATTTGTTACCTGCAACCCAAATTGGCCTGAAATTAAAAGAGCATTGTCAGGAACAAGACTACAACCCCATGATAGGCCATATATCATttcaaaagttttcaaaataaagTTTGATACCCTCATGGATGATATTACAAAACACCATGTCGTCGGAAAAGTTATTGCAT ATATGTACACCATTGAATTCCAAAAGCGTGGATTGCCACATGCACTCATATTGATATTCCTACACCCTCAGAGCAAATACCCAACACCATCTGACATAGACAACATCATTTCTGCTGAAATTCCCGACCCGACTGTTCATCCCAATTTATACAA GTATGTCTCCCCCAGTGAAGCATGCTGGTGCATTTACTCTTACAATATTCATGGCAGAAAACCGGCTGTGGAACGTATGTTCTACCATTTGGTTGGGGAGAAACCTATCTACTATACAGATTATGCACGCATGGAAAATGTGCTGGAAACTGCAAGTGTGACTGAATCAATGTTTACTACATGA